The Solirubrobacterales bacterium DNA segment CAGGAGTGCCGCGATCTGTCGCTGAAGATCAGCCTCCTCCCGGCGCACGTCGACGCAATCGGCCCGTCGGTGGAGGTGGACGACATCGAGGGGATCGCCGTGCTGGGGCTCAACCCGTTGACGCTCCCGCGCTCCTCGCGCTTCATGAAGCGATCCATGGACATCGTCGGCGCGACTGTCGGCCTGCTGCTCCTGATTCCCGTGATCGCCTCTGTGGCCGTCGCGGTCAAGCTCGGCTCGCGGGGGAGCGTTCTCTTCAGGCAGCGGCGGATCGGCAGGAAGGGCCGGGGCTTCCAGATGCTCAAGTTCCGCACAATGGTCCCCGGGGCCGAGCGCCAGGTCGAGGAGCTGTTCGAGGAGAGCGACGACCCCAACTGGCTGAAGCTCGATCACGACCCTCGGATCACCCGAGTCGGCAGGGTCCTGCGCCTCACCAGCCTCGACGAGTTGCCGCAGCTCTGGAACGTGTTGCGAGGGGACATGAGCCTGGTCGGCCCTCGCCCGCTGGTCGAGACGGAGGACGCCACGGTCAGCGGCTGGGGCCGCACGCGACTCGACCTCGCGCCCGGGATCACAGGCCTGTGGCAGGTTTTGGGCCGGACCAGCATTCCGTTCGAGGAGATGGTCAAGCTCGACTACCTGTACGTGACGAACTGGTCGCTGTGGCTGGACGTCAAGCTGTTGCTCCGCACGTTCCTCGTCGTGGTGCATCGGCGCGGAGCGAATTAGGAGTCCGCACATCCATGTACGCTGCTCATGGAGATGGCCGCAATCTTCAGGCGACACCGGCGCGACTTCGAGCGCAGCGCGGCGGTCACTGGCGAGGAAGCGCCCACCAATGCGGCGGCAGGGCCCGCACTGGCGTTCGAGCCTCCGAAACGCGCCGCCGCGCCCCCTGCGCGGGATAGGACGGGCGGAACCGCCCCAGCCTCGACCCCGTCGGTGCGCGCCGATGCTGAGCGCGGCCACGCCCCTGAACTTGCACGGCTGAGAGATGAGCTGAGCCGCGAGCGGGCCGAGAAGGCGCAAGCGCTGGCCGAAGCCGAACGGCGCCTGGTGAGGGCGCTTGCCGAGCAGCGCGCGGAGATGGAGGAGGAGGTGCGTGAGCATCTCGCCGAGGTGGAGCAACTGAGAGAGGAGCTGGCGCGCGAGCGGACTGAGCTCCAGGCCGAGCTGGCCGCCATCCGCCGCCAGCGCTCCGAAGCCGAGCCGCACATTGCGGCCGTCGTGCAGCCGTCAGCTCGCGCCGCCCACGGTTAGCACGGCCCGCGCGAAGAGATCTCGGGCTTCCCGCCCGGACGTTCGCAACTCGTCGATCGGGCGGGGATCGCGATCGCGGCGCTCGATGGTGGCCAGCTGCTCGGCTGAGGTGAGCCGCTTCAGCAGGCCCCGGTCCTCGAGCCACCGGTCCACGGCCGGTGGCTGGCCGGCGAACAGCGTGAACGTGGGGATGCCGATGAGGGCCGCCTCCCGGGTCATCGTTCCGCCGGCGCCGATCAGCAGATCGGCCTCGTAAAGGAGCGACCGAGAGTCGATTGCCGCAGAGGGGATGGTGCAGTTGGGCAGGTTCATCTGGGTCAGCTCGGAGACCTGCTCGGGATGGCGGGCCAAGACGACGGATTCCACGCCCGGCTGTTGCGAGACCACTCTCAGCGCCTCGATGAAGAGCGGATTGCCGAACCGGTGATAGAGGGCGCGCGCCGGCGGAGTGCGCGCGACGACAAGCGCTCGTTCATCCGAGCGCTTCAGGCCGAGCTCAGCGAGGACGTGTGGATCGGGCTCGAAGTCGCCCAGGTAGATGGCCTCCTTGAGGCCCGGATAGCGCCAGACCTTGCGCTTCGTCGCGCCCCGGCGGCGGGCGATCCCCTCCGGAAACGCCTCAGGCAGGAGCACCAGCGTGGCGAGCCGAAAGGCGAGGTGGTTGGCCGGCTGATGCTCGAAATCCATCCCGGTGACGATCGGCATGCCCAGCGTGCGAGCGGCGACGATCTGGGCGTATGAGTTGTGGGACAGGGCGACGTCAGGCCGACGCTTGGAAGCCCACGCCCGCAGGGCGCCGATGCGGTCGCGAAGCGAGCGCGCCTTGCCGAGCCGGCCAGCCGGGCTCTCGCCCCCCACGACCGTGAGCTGCGGCCAGATCCCCCGTGCGAGCTCGACCGTCTGGGCGTGATCGCGGGCCGTGACCAGGACTCTGTCGCCGAGTTCCTCCAGGCGCCGAGCCACGGGCGCAAACAGCAGCGGGTGCGGCGAGTTGGCGAGGTCGATCCAGACGTCCAGCGTCCGGCTGGTCTCCGGGAGGTCGCTCACCGCCCCAGCGCGTCTGCGACCGCGGTCGTGACGGCCTGGACCGCCTGGGTGTCGAGGGCCGGCCCCATCGGGAGCGCCAGCCCTTCGTTGGCGAGCCGTTCCGCCCCGGGAAGGGAGCCTTCGCGCGCGTACGCCGCCATCGCGGGCTGTCTATGGAGCGGCGGGGTGTAGTAGGCGCGCGACTCGATGCCGGCCGCATCCAGCGCGTCGATGACGCGATCCCGCTCCGGCGTCCTGACCACGTACAGGTGGTAGGCGTGTTCCGCGCCCGGGGTCTCAGGAGGCAGCTCGACGAGCGCTCCCAGGCCGGACTCGGTGTAGAGGGAAGCCACGCGCCGTCGCGCGGCGTTCCACTCATCCAGGTGGGGGAGAAGGACCCGCAGCGCCGCGGCTTGGAGGTCGTCGAGACGGGAGTTGAAGCCGACCTCGCTGTGGACCCACCTCCGGTCCGAGCCGTGATCACGCAGGCGGCGCGCCGCCGCGGCGACCTCGTCCTCATCGGTCAGGAGCGCCCCAGCGTCGCCGAAGGCGCCCAGGGGCTTGCCGGGGTAGAAGCTGAAGCAAGCCGCGTCGCCCAGCGCCCCTGCCGCCGTGCCCTCGAGCCGTGCGCCCGCGGCCTGGGCGGCATCCTCCAGCACGAGCAGCCCGCGAGAGCTCGCAAGCTCCGACAGCTCGGCCATCGGCGCCGGGTTGCCGAACAGGTGCACTGGGACGATCGCGCGCGTGCGGGACCCGATCACGCCCTCCACGGTCTGTGCGGTGACGCAGTTGGTTTCCAGATCGATGTCGGCGAAGACCGGACGCGCTCCGGCGTTCACAACCGCCTCCGCGGTGGCGAAGAAGGTGAAGGCGGGGACGATCACCTCGGCCCCTGGCTCGACCCCAAGCGCGCGCAGGGCGATCGTCAGCGCGTCGGTGCCGTTCGCCACCCCGACGCAGTGCTGCCGCCCGACGTAGGCCGCGAACTCGTGCTCGAACTCCGCCAGCTCGGGCCCGAGCACGTAGCGACCCGAGTCGAGCACCGCGCGCTGGCGCTCGGCGACCCGAGGCAGCAGTGGCTCCAGCGCGGCACGGTGGGCAAAGAGTGGAATCGACGCTGCGGGGCTCACTGCCAGCGCTCGATCAGGTCCTCGGCCGAGACCTCGCGGACCTGGCGGGCGGGGACGCCCATCACCACGGCGCGCGGGGGCACCGCGGCGACCACTACCGCTCCGGCGGCGACGAAGGCTTCCTCGCCCACCTCAACGCCGGGGCAGAGCACGGCTCCGCCGCCGATCCGGCAAGCCCGCCGCAGCCGGACCCCCTCGAGGGACGCCCCGCGCGGATGGCGGGCCATCGTCTGGTCGTTGGTCGTTGTGACCCCGGGCCCGACGAACACGTCGTCCTCGATCTCCGAGTGGGCGGTGAGGTAGCAATTGGTGTTGATCCGGACGCGTTCTCCGACTCGCACGTCGTTGTCGATCGCCGACCCGCGGCCCACCACCGTCTCCACCCCCAGTACCGCTCGCTCCCGGACGTGCGCCTGGTCGCCCGCGATCGCTCCCTGACCCAGCTCGACACCGGCGAAGACGACGGTCCCGGCGCCGATCACGGCGTCATCGCCGATCACCGCCGCCGGCGGGGGCTGACGCGGAGCGCTCGAGCGCTTGCCAAGGCGCGGGCGCTTGCCAACCACAGCCCCATCCTCGATCACCACCCGGTTGCCGACCCTGGTGCCCGGATGGATGACGACGTTGCCGGCGATCTCGACGCCTTCACCGAACTCGACGCCCGCGCCCAGCAGGAGCCCGGGAGCCAGATCGGATGGTGTGAGCTCGCCGGCCATCCCTCGCTCGTTCGATGCCGGTGCAGGGCCGCGAGCCCAGCCGGCGCGGGTAAGTTACCCGGTTCGTGTCCTGCATCGCGCGGAACCCAAACCGGTAGCCTGGCCCCTGGGTCCCCCATGCGACAGGTCGCCCGACGGCTAAAGGATGGACGCCTCGAGCTGGTGGAGGTCCCCGACCCGGCTCCCGGACCCGGCATGGTTTCGGTGCGGCTCGAGGCTTCGGTGCTCAGCGCGGGCACGGAGCGGGCGGCGCTCGAGATTGGCCGCAAGAGCCTGGTGGGCAAGGCGCGGGCGCGCCCCGACCAGGCGCGCCAGGTGCTGAACCGCATGCGAACGGAGGGAGTGCGCTCCACCATGGAGCTGGTTCGCAACCGGCTCGAGGAGCTGGGGCCGATCGGCTACAGCGCAGCCGGGACGGTCATCGAGGCTGGGCCGGCGACGCGCGAGCTGGCCCCGGGCGATCGGGTCGCGATCGCAGGCGGCGGGTTCGCAGGGCACGCCGAGGTGGATGTCGTCCCCTCGCTGCTCTGCGCGCGAGTGCCGGATGGAGTCGACGCCGAGGAGGCGGCGTTCGCCACCCTGGGCGCGATCGCGATCAACGGGTTCCGCCGCGGTGAGACCGAGCTGGGGTCGACTGTGGCCGTGGTCGGCCTGGGCTTGATCGGACAGCTTGCCGCGCGCGTCGCGCGGGCGGCGGGCTGCAGAGTCCTCGGCGTGGACCTGCAGCCCGAGCTGCTCGAGCTCGCGAGGCGCGCCGGCGCCGAGGTGACGCCGCGCTCCGAGCTGGATGAGGGCTCGCGCTGGGAGGGAGCGGCCGATGCCGTTCTCGTCTGCGCCGCCACGGCCTCCAACGACCCGATCCTGCTAGCTGCCAGGCTGGCACGCGATCGGGCCCCGGTGGTGGTCGTCGGGGACGTGGCCATGGATCTGCCCCGCGCGCCCTTCTACGAAAAGGAGCTCGACCTTCGCCTGGCTCGGTCGTACGGCCCGGGCCGCTACGACCCGAACTACGAGCTCCACGGGCTCGACTACCCGATCGGCTATGTCCGCTGGACCGAGCAGCGGAACATGGCCGCCTTCCTGGGCCTGATCGCCGATCAGAAGATCCGGCCGGCCGAGTTGATCACGCACCGCTTTGCGCTCGGCGAGGCAAAGCGCGCGTTCGAAGTTCTCGAGGGAGAGGAGACCACCGTCGGAATCGTGCTCGGCTACGCCGCGCCTGACGACGGAGGAACCGTCCCGGCGAGGCCCTCGCCCGCGGGCAGACGGGCGCAGCCGGCGGCCCGTGAGGGGCGTCGCCTGGGGGTCATCGGTGCGGGCTCGTTCGCCACCGCGACCTTGATCCCGGGGCTCGTGCGGGCCGGTTTCGAGCCGGTCGCGGTCGCCTCCGCGGCGGGGCTCTCGGCGGAGGGCGCCCGCCGGCGCTTCGACTTCGAGACCGCCCACGCCCGGGTGGAAGAGATCCTGGAGAGGGACGACCTCGATCTGGTCGCGATCGCCACCCGGCATGACTCCCACGCCGAGCTCGCCGCCCGGGCGCTCGAGGCGGGCCGTATGGTCTACGTCGAGAAGCCCCTCGCCCTCGATTGGGATCAGCTGCGGCTGGTCATGGACGCGCAGCTTCGCGCCGGCTCGCCGCTTCTGGTCGGCTTCAATCGCCGCTACGCGCCCCTCGCGGGCGAGCTGCGGAACCTGTCCGGGCCGCGGCTGATGGCGTACCGCGTGAACGCCGGCCGACTGGACCGCGATCACTGGCTCAACGACCTCGCGCAGGGGGGCGGGCGCCTGAAGGGCGAGGGCTGCCACTTCATCGACTTCCTCTGCGATCAGGCGGGCGCCGACCCGCAGTCAGTCGTCGCGAACGGCTTCCCGTCGGATCCGGAGCTGTCGCTGGGGGCGAGCGACAACTTCAGCGTGCAGATCACCTTCGCCGACGGCGGAGTGGGCACGGTCAACTACGCGGCCGATGCTCCAAGCGGCCCGGGCAAGGAGCGCTTCGAGACCAGCGCCCCCGGGGCCTACGCCGTGATCGAGGACTTCAAAAGCGGAAGCGTCTGGAAGGGGGGGAGGAGGCGCAGCCTGGGCGGACGCCGTCAGGACAAGGGCTTCTCCGCGCACTTCGAGCTCCTGCGCGATGTGGCCAGGGGCGAAGCCGAGGCGCCCGGTCCGGAGAGCTTCTACCTCTCTACCCTGGCGACCCTGGCCGCTGCTCGCTCGCTCCAGACGGGCCGGCCCGAAACGGTTACGGAGCCCGCCGCGGTCGCGGACCAGTGACGCCCACAAGTCCTACGGCAGCAAGAGCTTGCTCTGCGACCCCTGCCGCGCCGGCCCGACGCTGACGGTTTCGGGTTTGGCGCTCGCTGCGTCGCCGGCGCTCGCCTGGTAGCTGCCCTCGGGAAGCTCGACCTTCAGTGTGCCCGCCGTGGGCACGCTCGAGTCGGGCGAGCTTGTGGAAGCGCCGGCCGGGATCTCCTCGCTGATCGCTTCCTTCGGCCCGCTGAGCGTGAACCGGACCGGTTTGTCGGAGAAGTTGGTGATCGTGAAGTTCACCAGGCCGGCCCCGAAGTGGTTGGGCTGGACGACGACCTGGCGCTGGTCCACTTTCGCCGCCACGTTGATCTGGGCTGCGGCGCGAGGCGGCTCGTTCGTGAAATCCTCCTCGCCGCACCCCCCAAGCACGATCGCGACCAGGCCGCCGAGCACCGCGAAGGCCGCCTGGCGCGCACGCCGCGGTCCTCTCCCCGCGCCCTGGGTGCTCATTGGCGCAACCCTAGCCTAAGAGCAGCAGCTGCGACGCAGCCCGCGCTCAGAACGGGAGCTCCACCACCTGCGCGCGCACCCCCTCTTCGCCCACCTCCACCTGGGTGCCGGGCTCAGCCTCGCGGCGGATCACGGCCAGCGCGATTGGGCCGTGGGCGGGGGAGGTGACGGCCGTCCCGATCCGGCCCACCTCGCGAGCCTCGTATGCGATCACCTCGTCACTCGAGACCGGCGCCTCCAGTCGAAGCCCTCGCAGGTGGCGGTTGGGCTTGCCCTTGTAGTGAAGGCGCGCGACCGTCTCCTGGCCGATGTAGCAGCCCTTGGTGAAGCTGACGGCCCGCGCATCGATCCCCGCCTCCTGGGGGATCGTCGCGTTGGACATCTCGTGGCCGAAGCGCGGGCGCCCCGACTCCACCCGCAGGATCTCGGCGGCATCTTCCGAGACCTCCACGGCGGCGGACTCCTCCAGCAGCGCGCGCAATTCGCTCTCCTGCTCGGCGCGCGTGATCAAGTCGAAACCGAGGTCGGTGGCGACTGCGAGCACCTCGACGCCCTGGCGCTCGAGGAAGCGCTGGGCGTGCTCGGCGGGGAGGGGAGCAGTGTCGGCCGCCTCGCCCGCGCCGGGCCCGATCAGCGAGGTCACCGCCCAGGCGCCCGTGGCGTCCTCGATCTCGACCTCGCGGCCCACGCTGTACATCCGCAGGTGTCGCACCACGGGCTCGATCGCGTCGGTCTCGGTATCCAGCCAAGTCTCCCCGTTGCTCAGCCGCAGGACCCGCATGTCGGCTTGCATGTGCCCCTTGCGGTCGAGCAGCGCCGCGTAGCAGCCCTCGTTCGCTGCCAGGGCCTCCACGTCGTTGGTGAGCTGGCCCTGCAGGAACTCAGCGCCGTCGGGGCCCTTGACGAGGACCACGCCACGCCGGCGGGCAAGGAAGCCGGCCTCTTCGCGCAGGGCCCGGTACTGCCCGTCCAGCTCGATCGCCGTTTCCATCTCCACCGATTGTAGGAACGGCCCTCGACCGTCGCGCGATCCCCCCGCCGTTGGCGACTTTATGGCGGTATCCGCCACAAAGTCGCCACCACCTCCCTCAGCCCGGTCTGACCTTTTGATATGTCAAAATTTCCGTTGTGGCGGATCGAAAAGAGAGGCGCCTCAGCCGCCGTCAACTCCTCGTGGGCGGGGCGGCCGCAGCCCCGGCGCTTGCCCTCCTGCACGAGGTGGTTCCCCACCAGGGGCTGCACCACGCGCTCAGCGGCGGCCAGGCCTCGGCGGCCGGGGCGTCGACGGCCGGACATCCCGGGCATGGGGGCGCCGGCGGCGGGTTGGCTCACGCGAGCTTCGCCGGGGGCACGGTCGATCACCACGCCAACGGATTTGACCCCACCGAGATCCTGCGCGACTTCGAGCGCGGAAAGACGCGGCGGCTCGCGAGCGGCCGGGTGCTGCGCGAGTTCGAGCTGGTGGCCCACGACAAGGAGATCGAGGTCGCACCAGGGGTCAAGTTCGCGGCCTGGACCTACAACGGGCGCGTCCCGGGTCCCACTTTGCGCTGCCGCGAGGGCGAGCGCCTGCGGATCAGGTTCGCCAACGGCTCAGCGCACCCGCACACGGTGCACTTCCACGGGATCCACCCGGCCCACATGGACGGGGTGCCGGGGGTCGGCGAGCGAAGCGGCGGTGGGCTGATCGAGCCGGGCCAGAGCTACGCCTACGAGTTCGACGCCACTCCATTCGGCCTTCACCTCTACCACTGCCACGTGATGCCCCTCGAGTCCCACATCTCCAAGGGCCTGTACGGGGCATTCGTGATCGATCCACGGCGTGGCCGTCCGGACGCCGACGAGCTGGTGATGGTGATGAACGGCTTCGACACGAACTTCGACGCCTCGAACGAGGTGTACGCCGTGAACACGGTCGGCTTCCACTACATGGAGGAGCCAGTCCGCGTGCGGCGTGGCGAGCTGGTGCGGATCTACCTCGTCAACGTGCTCGAGTTCGACCCCGTCAACTCCTTCCACATCCACGCCAACTTCTTCCACTACTACCCGACCGGCACATCGCTCGAGCCGACCGAGCTCACGGACACGGTCGTGCAGGCGCAGGGGCAGCGAGGGATCCTCGAGCTGCGGTTCCCGGAGCCGGGCCGCTACATGTTCCACGCCCACGTCAGCGAGTTCGCCCAGCTCGGTTGGATGGGCTTCTTCGAGGTGCTGGCCTGATGGAGGCACGTGCCGGCACCGAGCGCCCGCCTCCCGCCGCGCGCCTACCGGCTTGGGCGCTCGGCCTCATTCCCCTTTCCCTGATCGCCGGCACCGCGGCGCTGCTGGCGCTCCTGGGTGCTCCCGGGCTTGGCGATCGCACCGGGCCGCCCGTCGAGGAGCTCGCGGTGGAACGCACCGTCCTCCGACCCGGCGAGATCGAGCTCACGGTGCGAAACGACGGCCCGGACCCGGTCGACGTTGCCCAGGTCGTGGTCAACGACGCCTTCGTCCCGTTCACGGCCAGTGACGGGAACAGAGTCGGCAGGCTCGCAGCGACGACGCTCGACATCACCTACCCGTGGATCGAGGGCGAGGCTTACGAGATCTCCATGATCACGTCGACCGGCGCCACGATCGATCATGAGATCCCCGTGGCGGCCGAGACGCCCGAGCAGAGCTCGAGCTTCTTTGCGCTGATGGCCCTGCTCGGCCTCTACGTCGGCGTGATCCCGGTGGCGCTGGGGATGCTGTGGCTTCCCTTCGTGCGGCGGATCGACCAGGGCTGGATTCGGCTCTTGATCGCGTTCACCGTCGGCTTGCTGACGGTCCTCGGCGTGGATGCGGCCCTGGAGGGCCTCGAGATCGGAAACGCGGCGCCGTCGGCGTTCGGGGGGCAGGCCCTCGTCCTGCTGGGCGCACTGGGCTCGTATCTGGTCCTCGCAGGGGTGGACTCCTACCTCTCCGCCCGGTCGCGGGCCTCGGTGCCCGGCGCCGCAGCCGGCGGAGGGGCGTATCTCGCGTTGCTGGTGGCGATCGGGATCGGTTTGCACAACCTCGGCGAGGGACTGGCGATCGGCTCGGCCTACGCCGTCGGCGCGCTCGCTCTGGGGACCTTCCTGGTGGTCGGCTTCGCGCTTCACAACACCACGGAGGGCCTCGCGATCGTGGCACCCCTGGCCAAGGGGACGCCGAGTCTCGCACGCCTCGGGGCCCTCGGTCTGATCGCGGGCGCCCCAGCGATCCCAGGTGCGTGGATCGGCTTCGCCGCGTTCAACCCGAGCGTCGCGGCGCTGCTGTTCGGCGTCGGAGCGGGAGCGATCGCCAGGGTCATATGGCAGCTGGTCCCGGCGATGCGCGATGGACGAGGACGGGCCCTCCATCCGGGTGCGGTGGCGGCGCTCCTCGCCGGGATGCTGGCGCTGTACCTGACAGGGCTCGTGGTGCCGGTCTGATGGCGACCGACAACCGCCACTCCGGCTTTCGGCACAGTCCCGCTGCCGCCAACTCCGAGGCGGTGGAGGACTACACGAAGGCGATCTATGCGCTCGCCCGTCGCTCGAAGCGGCCGGTGTCGACCACGGCGCTCGCGTCGAGGCTTGGAGTTTCCCCCGGCTCGGTGACCGCGATGCTGAAGCGGCTCGACCAGATGGACCTGGTCCGCTACCAGCCCTACCACGGAGTGGCGCTGACGCCGGCCGGCGAGAAGGTGGCGCTGGAGGTGATGCGCCATCACCGCCTGCTGGAGTCCTTCCTCTCCGAGGCTCTCGAGATGCCCTGGGACCGAGTGCACGACGAGGCGGAGGTTCTCGAGCACTACATATCCGAGGACCTGGAACGCCGGATCGCCGAGAAACTCGGCAACCCGGAGCTGGATCCGCACGGCGATCCGATCCCAACGTCGGAGCTCGACCTGGCTGACGACAGAACGACCGGCCTCACCGAGCTCGAGGAGGGCCAGGCGGCAACCTTCGCGCGGGTCTCCGACTCAGATCCGGAGATGCTCCGTTTCCTCGCTGAGCGCGGCATCCGCCCGGGCGCGCGGCTGCGGCTCACCGGCACGCAGCCCTTCGGGGGGCCGCTGTTCGTCGAGGTGGAGGGGCGCGAGCATGCCCTGGGCGGCGAGCTCGCGGAGAAGATGCGAGTCGAAGTCGAGGAGGGGGCAACGTGAACCGGGCGCTCGATTCGACCCTCGAAACGCCGGCCCCTCTTTCCACGGCGCGAATGGAGGCGGGCCAGGCGACCGTCGAGGACGTTATGCCCGGCGAGGCGGCCGTCGCCCGCGCGGCGCGGCGATCGCTCGACGGCCACGTCCGCGGGCCGGCGCGAGTCTGGCCCTTCCTCGGTCCGGCGTTCATAGCCGCGGTCGCCTATATCGACCCGGGCAACTTCGCCACCAACATCGCCGGCGGAGCGCAGTTCGGCTACCTGCTGCTGTGGGTGGTGGTGGCCGCGAACCTGGTCGCGATGGTGATCCAGACCCAGTCGGCGAAGCTGGGCATCGCGACTGGCAAGAACCTCCCGGAGCTGTGCCGCCAGACCTTCTCGCGGCCGGCCTCGATCGCTCTCTGGATCCAGGCCGAGGTCGTCGCCATGTCGACCGACGTTGCCGAAGTCGTCGGCGCTGCGCTGGGCCTTTACCTGCTGTTCGGCATTCCGCTCTTCGAAGCCGGGCTGATCGCGGGCGCGGGCGCGTTCGCCATCCTCGGCCTGCAGCAACTGGGGTTTCGGCGGCTCGAGGCCGGCATCGCCGTGCTCGCCGGGGTGGTGCTCGTCTCCTTCGCGCTCGAGATCATGTACGCGAGCCCGAACGCGGGCGACGTGGCCGGCCATCTGGTGGTGCCGGGATTCGGCGGCACCGAGAGCGTGCTGCTGGCCACCGGGATCATCGGCGCGACGGTGATGCCGCACGTCGTCTACCTGCACTCGGCGCTCACCCAGCGCCGGATCGTGGGCCGGGACGACGACGAGCGACGCCGCATCCTCGGCTTCGAGAAGGTCGACGTGGTGATCGCGATGACGATCGCGGGCGTCGTCAACCTGTCGATGATGATCATGGCGGCGGCCCTGTTCAATCAGGGTGGCCTGGCCGGGATCGATAGCATCGAGGGTGCGTTTCAGGGCCTTCAGCAGACGGTCTCGAATCACGCGGCAACGATCTTCGGAGTCGCCCTGCTTG contains these protein-coding regions:
- a CDS encoding sugar transferase; this translates as QECRDLSLKISLLPAHVDAIGPSVEVDDIEGIAVLGLNPLTLPRSSRFMKRSMDIVGATVGLLLLIPVIASVAVAVKLGSRGSVLFRQRRIGRKGRGFQMLKFRTMVPGAERQVEELFEESDDPNWLKLDHDPRITRVGRVLRLTSLDELPQLWNVLRGDMSLVGPRPLVETEDATVSGWGRTRLDLAPGITGLWQVLGRTSIPFEEMVKLDYLYVTNWSLWLDVKLLLRTFLVVVHRRGAN
- a CDS encoding DUF354 domain-containing protein; the protein is MSDLPETSRTLDVWIDLANSPHPLLFAPVARRLEELGDRVLVTARDHAQTVELARGIWPQLTVVGGESPAGRLGKARSLRDRIGALRAWASKRRPDVALSHNSYAQIVAARTLGMPIVTGMDFEHQPANHLAFRLATLVLLPEAFPEGIARRRGATKRKVWRYPGLKEAIYLGDFEPDPHVLAELGLKRSDERALVVARTPPARALYHRFGNPLFIEALRVVSQQPGVESVVLARHPEQVSELTQMNLPNCTIPSAAIDSRSLLYEADLLIGAGGTMTREAALIGIPTFTLFAGQPPAVDRWLEDRGLLKRLTSAEQLATIERRDRDPRPIDELRTSGREARDLFARAVLTVGGAS
- a CDS encoding DegT/DnrJ/EryC1/StrS family aminotransferase produces the protein MSPAASIPLFAHRAALEPLLPRVAERQRAVLDSGRYVLGPELAEFEHEFAAYVGRQHCVGVANGTDALTIALRALGVEPGAEVIVPAFTFFATAEAVVNAGARPVFADIDLETNCVTAQTVEGVIGSRTRAIVPVHLFGNPAPMAELSELASSRGLLVLEDAAQAAGARLEGTAAGALGDAACFSFYPGKPLGAFGDAGALLTDEDEVAAAARRLRDHGSDRRWVHSEVGFNSRLDDLQAAALRVLLPHLDEWNAARRRVASLYTESGLGALVELPPETPGAEHAYHLYVVRTPERDRVIDALDAAGIESRAYYTPPLHRQPAMAAYAREGSLPGAERLANEGLALPMGPALDTQAVQAVTTAVADALGR
- a CDS encoding DapH/DapD/GlmU-related protein; protein product: MAGELTPSDLAPGLLLGAGVEFGEGVEIAGNVVIHPGTRVGNRVVIEDGAVVGKRPRLGKRSSAPRQPPPAAVIGDDAVIGAGTVVFAGVELGQGAIAGDQAHVRERAVLGVETVVGRGSAIDNDVRVGERVRINTNCYLTAHSEIEDDVFVGPGVTTTNDQTMARHPRGASLEGVRLRRACRIGGGAVLCPGVEVGEEAFVAAGAVVVAAVPPRAVVMGVPARQVREVSAEDLIERWQ
- a CDS encoding bi-domain-containing oxidoreductase, with the translated sequence MRQVARRLKDGRLELVEVPDPAPGPGMVSVRLEASVLSAGTERAALEIGRKSLVGKARARPDQARQVLNRMRTEGVRSTMELVRNRLEELGPIGYSAAGTVIEAGPATRELAPGDRVAIAGGGFAGHAEVDVVPSLLCARVPDGVDAEEAAFATLGAIAINGFRRGETELGSTVAVVGLGLIGQLAARVARAAGCRVLGVDLQPELLELARRAGAEVTPRSELDEGSRWEGAADAVLVCAATASNDPILLAARLARDRAPVVVVGDVAMDLPRAPFYEKELDLRLARSYGPGRYDPNYELHGLDYPIGYVRWTEQRNMAAFLGLIADQKIRPAELITHRFALGEAKRAFEVLEGEETTVGIVLGYAAPDDGGTVPARPSPAGRRAQPAAREGRRLGVIGAGSFATATLIPGLVRAGFEPVAVASAAGLSAEGARRRFDFETAHARVEEILERDDLDLVAIATRHDSHAELAARALEAGRMVYVEKPLALDWDQLRLVMDAQLRAGSPLLVGFNRRYAPLAGELRNLSGPRLMAYRVNAGRLDRDHWLNDLAQGGGRLKGEGCHFIDFLCDQAGADPQSVVANGFPSDPELSLGASDNFSVQITFADGGVGTVNYAADAPSGPGKERFETSAPGAYAVIEDFKSGSVWKGGRRRSLGGRRQDKGFSAHFELLRDVARGEAEAPGPESFYLSTLATLAAARSLQTGRPETVTEPAAVADQ
- a CDS encoding glycine cleavage T C-terminal barrel domain-containing protein; its protein translation is METAIELDGQYRALREEAGFLARRRGVVLVKGPDGAEFLQGQLTNDVEALAANEGCYAALLDRKGHMQADMRVLRLSNGETWLDTETDAIEPVVRHLRMYSVGREVEIEDATGAWAVTSLIGPGAGEAADTAPLPAEHAQRFLERQGVEVLAVATDLGFDLITRAEQESELRALLEESAAVEVSEDAAEILRVESGRPRFGHEMSNATIPQEAGIDARAVSFTKGCYIGQETVARLHYKGKPNRHLRGLRLEAPVSSDEVIAYEAREVGRIGTAVTSPAHGPIALAVIRREAEPGTQVEVGEEGVRAQVVELPF
- a CDS encoding multicopper oxidase domain-containing protein, with the protein product MADRKERRLSRRQLLVGGAAAAPALALLHEVVPHQGLHHALSGGQASAAGASTAGHPGHGGAGGGLAHASFAGGTVDHHANGFDPTEILRDFERGKTRRLASGRVLREFELVAHDKEIEVAPGVKFAAWTYNGRVPGPTLRCREGERLRIRFANGSAHPHTVHFHGIHPAHMDGVPGVGERSGGGLIEPGQSYAYEFDATPFGLHLYHCHVMPLESHISKGLYGAFVIDPRRGRPDADELVMVMNGFDTNFDASNEVYAVNTVGFHYMEEPVRVRRGELVRIYLVNVLEFDPVNSFHIHANFFHYYPTGTSLEPTELTDTVVQAQGQRGILELRFPEPGRYMFHAHVSEFAQLGWMGFFEVLA
- a CDS encoding ZIP family metal transporter, whose amino-acid sequence is MEARAGTERPPPAARLPAWALGLIPLSLIAGTAALLALLGAPGLGDRTGPPVEELAVERTVLRPGEIELTVRNDGPDPVDVAQVVVNDAFVPFTASDGNRVGRLAATTLDITYPWIEGEAYEISMITSTGATIDHEIPVAAETPEQSSSFFALMALLGLYVGVIPVALGMLWLPFVRRIDQGWIRLLIAFTVGLLTVLGVDAALEGLEIGNAAPSAFGGQALVLLGALGSYLVLAGVDSYLSARSRASVPGAAAGGGAYLALLVAIGIGLHNLGEGLAIGSAYAVGALALGTFLVVGFALHNTTEGLAIVAPLAKGTPSLARLGALGLIAGAPAIPGAWIGFAAFNPSVAALLFGVGAGAIARVIWQLVPAMRDGRGRALHPGAVAALLAGMLALYLTGLVVPV
- a CDS encoding metal-dependent transcriptional regulator codes for the protein MATDNRHSGFRHSPAAANSEAVEDYTKAIYALARRSKRPVSTTALASRLGVSPGSVTAMLKRLDQMDLVRYQPYHGVALTPAGEKVALEVMRHHRLLESFLSEALEMPWDRVHDEAEVLEHYISEDLERRIAEKLGNPELDPHGDPIPTSELDLADDRTTGLTELEEGQAATFARVSDSDPEMLRFLAERGIRPGARLRLTGTQPFGGPLFVEVEGREHALGGELAEKMRVEVEEGAT